A stretch of the Duncaniella dubosii genome encodes the following:
- the rd gene encoding rubredoxin encodes MDKYVCTVCNWVYDPAVGDPDNGIEPGVAFADLPDDWTCPECGVGKDMFEPLSE; translated from the coding sequence ATGGATAAATATGTTTGCACTGTATGCAACTGGGTTTATGATCCAGCAGTAGGTGATCCTGACAATGGCATTGAGCCGGGTGTTGCATTTGCCGACCTTCCTGACGACTGGACATGTCCTGAGTGTGGTGTCGGAAAAGATATGTTCGAGCCGTTGTCGGAATAA
- a CDS encoding prephenate dehydrogenase, with protein sequence MKILILGAGKMGSFFCDLLSFDHEVAVYDPDHQRLRFTFNALRFKELSEIEEFEPQLVINASTVKYTLQSFEAVLPYLKPSCIISDIASVKTGLPEFYATCGHPFVSTHPMFGPTFASLSNLSNENAIIISEGDHLGKVFFRDLYSRLHLNIVEYTFTEHDETIAYSLSIPFAATLAFAGVMKHQEAPGTTFKRHMQIARGLMSEDDFLVSEILFNPNTPQQIEKIQQQMAELLDIIKRRDSNDMKAFLARVREHIR encoded by the coding sequence ATGAAAATACTGATTCTCGGAGCAGGCAAAATGGGCAGCTTCTTCTGCGACCTCCTCTCGTTTGACCACGAAGTAGCCGTATACGATCCCGACCACCAGCGGCTTCGATTCACATTCAATGCCCTCCGATTCAAGGAACTTAGCGAAATCGAGGAATTTGAACCTCAGCTGGTAATAAACGCCTCGACTGTAAAATACACGCTACAGTCGTTTGAGGCCGTCCTCCCCTACCTCAAACCTTCATGTATCATAAGCGACATAGCATCGGTCAAGACCGGACTGCCGGAATTTTATGCCACATGCGGCCATCCCTTCGTCAGCACCCATCCCATGTTCGGGCCGACATTCGCTTCGCTGAGCAACCTCAGCAATGAAAACGCCATCATAATCAGCGAAGGCGACCATCTCGGCAAAGTGTTTTTCCGCGACCTGTATTCTCGTCTTCATCTCAACATTGTCGAATATACCTTTACCGAACACGACGAGACCATAGCCTATTCGCTGTCGATTCCGTTTGCGGCCACACTGGCTTTTGCCGGAGTCATGAAACATCAGGAAGCACCCGGAACAACCTTCAAGCGCCACATGCAGATTGCACGCGGGCTCATGTCGGAAGACGATTTCCTTGTCAGCGAAATCCTCTTCAATCCCAACACTCCGCAGCAGATTGAAAAAATCCAGCAGCAGATGGCTGAACTTCTCGACATTATCAAACGCCGCGACAGCAATGACATGAAAGCCTTCCTCGCGCGAGTTCGTGAACATATCAGATAA